A window of Vigna unguiculata cultivar IT97K-499-35 chromosome 4, ASM411807v1, whole genome shotgun sequence contains these coding sequences:
- the LOC114180951 gene encoding stress-induced protein KIN2-like: MDSQNASYNAGQAKGQAQEKASNMMDKASDAAHSAQDSMQQAGQQMQEKAQGAADSIKSALNSKNQ; this comes from the exons ATGGACTCCCAAAACGCGAGCTACAATGCTGGGCAAGCCAAAGGCCAAGCTCAG GAAAAGGCTAGCAACATGATGGACAAGGCTAGCGATGCTGCTCATTCTGCTCAAGACTCCATGCAACAG GCTGGGCAACAAATGCAGGAAAAGGCACAAGGAGCCGCTGATTCTATCAAGAGTGCTTTGAATTCAAAGAACCAATGA
- the LOC114180450 gene encoding pentatricopeptide repeat-containing protein At3g53700, chloroplastic-like, whose protein sequence is MLCRPRNAAVFAVHVFKASSRFLHSSSPQTHPNFPIPRSNSPPSHVINPSSLLSDLVSCSHSDMAGVLARHKRELTSNLVLGILRGYKQLGRAKTLKFFSLAGSHMGFDFDDSVVEYMADFLGRRKLFDDIKCLLTTVAFHKGGVSHKALAICIKFLGRQGRIKEALSLFEDMETVFKCKPDNLVCNNMLYVLCKRESSLEMIQLAHSIFHKIETPDTYSCSNMIVGFCKFGRVESALEIFNQMEKIGVLPTRSAVNMLIGELCLTSAKEGSVEKVRVRNTRRPYTILVPNMGGNSDAMQPAVQVFWAVSKAALCECHKVKEASDLFGRMLSLGLKLKLVVYNSVILMLCKLGKLKDATRVFEIMNKNRCLLDDLTYAALIHGHGEGKNWKVVYDLLIEMLGLGLLPNFDTYNLVESLLREHGRLDLCVKLDRKLENQKLQKLCRGGELDAAYEKVKSMLEKGIPLSAYARDIFEQVFQKCGKLKIARQLLENTERVQKAEEIDKT, encoded by the coding sequence ATGCTTTGCAGGCCTCGAAATGCCGCTGTTTTCGCTGTTCATGTTTTCAAAGCTTCTTCAAGATTTCTCCATTCCTCTTCTCCCCAAACTCACCCCAATTTCCCAATCCCACGCAGCAATTCACCCCCTTCTCATGTCATTAACCCTTCCTCTCTTCTCTCTGATCTTGTCTCTTGCTCCCACAGCGACATGGCTGGCGTTTTGGCTCGTCACAAACGAGAATTAACCTCCAACCTCGTTCTTGGCATTTTGAGGGGCTACAAGCAACTGGGTAGGGCCAAAACCTTGAAATTTTTCTCCTTGGCCGGGTCCCACATGGGGTTTGACTTTGATGATTCCGTGGTTGAGTACATGGCCGATTTCTTGGGGAGAAGAAAGCTCTTTGACGACATCAAATGCTTGCTGACCACAGTGGCGTTTCACAAGGGTGGAGTGTCGCATAAGGCATTGGCCATTTGCATCAAGTTTTTGGGGAGACAAGGAAGAATCAAGGAAGCACTGTCATTGTTTGAGGATATGGAGACTGTGTTCAAGTGTAAGCCTGATAACCTTGTGTGCAACAACATGCTTTATGTTCTCTGCAAGAGGGAATCATCTCTGGAGATGATTCAGCTTGCACATTCAATCTTTCACAAGATTGAAACCCCTGATACTTACTCCTGCAGTAACATGATTGTTGGGTTTTGTAAGTTTGGTAGAGTAGAGTCAGCCCTTGAGATTTTCAATCAAATGGAGAAGATTGGAGTGCTCCCTACTCGATCTGCTGTTAATATGCTTATTGGGGAGCTGTGTTTGACGAGTGCAAAAGAAGGATCTGTTGAGAAGGTGAGAGTGAGGAACACTCGGAGACCATATACTATATTAGTTCCTAACATGGGAGGAAACAGTGATGCAATGCAGCCTGCAGTTCAAGTGTTTTGGGCAGTTTCTAAGGCTGCATTGTGTGAATGTCACAAAGTGAAGGAAGCTAGTGATTTGTTTGGGAGGATGTTGAGCCTTGGCTTAAAGCTAAAGTTGGTTGTTTATAACTCTGTTATACTTATGCTGTGTAAATTGGGAAAGCTAAAGGATGCTACCAGGGTTTTTGAAATCATGAACAAGAACAGGTGTCTTCTTGATGATTTAACCTACGCTGCTCTGATCCATGGTCATGGTGAGGGTAAGAACTGGAAAGTTGTTTATGATTTACTGATTGAAATGTTGGGTTTGGGATTGCTTCCAAATTTTGACACTTACAACTTAGTGGAGAGTCTTTTGAGAGAACATGGTAGGTTGGATCTGTGTGTTAAATTGGATAGAAAATTGGAGAACCAGAAGTTGCAGAAGTTGTGCAGAGGAGGTGAACTAGATGCTGCTTATGAGAAAGTGAAATCAATGCTGGAAAAGGGTATTCCTTTGTCAGCTTATGCCAGAGACATTTTTGAACAGGTGTTTCAGAAGTGTGGCAAGCTAAAAATAGCACGTCAGTTACTGGAGAATACTGAAAGAGTTCAGAAGGCTGAGGAGATtgacaaaacataa